One Fusobacterium ulcerans DNA segment encodes these proteins:
- a CDS encoding KpsF/GutQ family sugar-phosphate isomerase: MDIINYAKEVFDSEIEELKIVRDKINREMIDVVEEILKSEGKVVVTGIGKSGLIGKKIAATLASTGTHSVFMNSAEGLHGDLGMISKEDVVIAISNSGNSDEIVAILPSIKKIGAKIVAMTGNRNSKLGREADYILNIGVKREGCPLNLAPMSSTTSTLVMGDALAAILIKKRDFKPENFALYHPGGSLGKRLLMKVRDVMHKDEMIPLCDKESVIDDVILTMTDKRLGAVCVMNGDLMVGIITEGDIRRALKRREEFFGFKAKDIMTRNFTKVDSDSMAIDALELMENRESQISVLPVFDKDKLVGMVRVHDLLNVVGR, from the coding sequence ATGGATATAATCAATTATGCCAAGGAAGTTTTTGATTCAGAGATAGAAGAATTAAAAATAGTAAGAGATAAAATAAACAGAGAAATGATAGATGTAGTTGAAGAAATATTGAAATCAGAAGGAAAAGTAGTAGTAACAGGTATTGGAAAATCAGGGTTGATTGGAAAAAAAATAGCTGCTACACTTGCTTCTACTGGAACACATTCAGTATTTATGAACTCAGCAGAGGGACTTCATGGAGACCTTGGGATGATATCTAAAGAAGATGTAGTTATAGCTATATCAAATAGTGGAAATAGTGATGAAATAGTTGCCATACTTCCGTCTATCAAAAAGATAGGTGCCAAGATAGTTGCAATGACAGGAAACAGAAATTCAAAACTTGGAAGAGAAGCAGACTATATATTAAATATAGGAGTAAAGAGAGAGGGATGCCCTCTTAATCTTGCACCAATGTCTTCTACTACAAGTACTTTGGTGATGGGAGATGCTCTTGCAGCAATTCTTATCAAGAAAAGAGATTTCAAGCCAGAAAATTTTGCATTGTACCATCCAGGTGGAAGTCTGGGAAAAAGACTTTTGATGAAAGTAAGAGATGTAATGCATAAAGACGAGATGATTCCTTTATGTGATAAAGAAAGTGTAATAGATGATGTAATACTTACAATGACTGACAAAAGACTTGGAGCTGTCTGTGTGATGAATGGTGACCTGATGGTAGGAATAATTACAGAGGGAGATATAAGAAGAGCTTTGAAAAGAAGAGAAGAATTTTTTGGATTTAAAGCAAAAGATATTATGACTAGAAACTTTACTAAGGTAGATAGTGATAGTATGGCAATAGATGCTTTGGAACTTATGGAAAACAGAGAGAGTCAAATATCAGTTCTTCCTGTATTTGACAAGGATAAATTGGTAGGAATGGTAAGAGTACATGACCTTCTAAATGTTGTTGGAAGATAA
- a CDS encoding DUF1858 domain-containing protein yields the protein MITKDMNILEAVQQYPVLADVFRKHGLGCVGCMIAAGETLGEGITAHGLDADAIIAEANELVAAQK from the coding sequence ATGATAACTAAAGATATGAATATCCTTGAAGCAGTTCAACAATATCCTGTATTAGCTGATGTATTCAGAAAACATGGACTAGGATGTGTAGGATGTATGATAGCTGCTGGAGAAACTCTAGGAGAAGGAATTACTGCTCATGGATTAGATGCAGATGCTATAATAGCTGAAGCTAATGAATTAGTAGCAGCACAAAAATAA
- the rd gene encoding rubredoxin, translating to MKKYECKVCGYIYDPVEGDPDGGIAAGTAFEDIPDDWVCPLCGVGKDDFEAI from the coding sequence ATGAAAAAATATGAATGTAAAGTATGTGGATATATTTATGATCCAGTTGAGGGAGATCCAGATGGAGGAATAGCTGCTGGAACAGCTTTTGAAGATATTCCTGATGATTGGGTATGTCCTTTATGTGGAGTAGGAAAAGACGATTTCGAAGCAATCTAA